CCGTTCCCCCATGTCACCGGGCGGAAACATTTCAGGTGGCACACTTGAGCGCTGACCGTCGTCGTCGACACCACATCTAGGAGGGCCCCCATGACCGAGCTGGCAGACCTGACCGCAGCTGAGCTGCTCGACGGCTACGCGACGGGGCAGTTCACCCCGGTGGATGCGACTGAGGCCGCCCTGGCCCGGATCGAAGAGCGCGACGGCGACCTCAATGCCTTCGTGCTGGTGGACAGGGACTCTGCGCTCGCCTCCGCTCAGGAGTCCGCCGCCCGGTGGGCGTCCGGCGAGACCCTCGGTCCCGGCGACGGCGTGCCCGCCAGCATCAAGGACATCTTCGGCACCAAGGGCTGGCCCACCCTGCGCGGCACCAAGCTGATCGACGAGGCCGGGCCCTGGGAGTGGGACGCCCCCTGCGTCGCCCGGCTGCGGGAGGCCGGCGCCGTCCTGCTCGGCAAGACCTCCACCCCCGAGTTCGCGTGGAAGGGCGTCACCGACTGTCTCCGCTCCGGGGGAACCTCGAACCCGTGGGCCCCCTCCGCCCACGCCGGCGGCTCCTCGGGCGGCTCCGCAGCCGCGGTCGGGGCAGGCATGGGCCCCTGGTCGGTCGGCACAGACGGCGGCGGCTCAGTCCGCATCCCCGCCTCCTTCACCGGCACCGTAGCGATCAAGCCGACCTACGGCCTGGTGCCGATGTACCCTGCTTCGCCCTTCGGCACCCTCGCCCACGCCGGACCGATGACCCGCACCGTCACCGACACCGCCCTGCTGCTGGACATCATCGCCGGGTACGACTCCCGCGACTGGTCCTCGCTGCCGACGCCGAGGTCCTCCTTCGCGGAGGCGCTCGACGGCGGCCTGAAGGGGCTGCGGATCGCGTTCAGCCCGGACCTCGGCTTCGGGGAGAACGGCCCCGAGGTGGAGCGGCTGGTCCGCGCCGCCGTCGCAGAGCTCGAGCAGGCCGGGGCCATCGTCGAAGAGGTCACCCCCGGGCTCGAGGATCCGGTGGAGCCCTTCCACGTGCTTTGGTTCACCGGCGCCGCGAAGGTCTTGGAGGCCTACGGCCCCGAGGCGCTCGGCCAGGTTGACCCGGGACTGCGGGAAGGCATCGAGAAGTACCGGGACGCCTCCGCGCTCGACTACCTCGACGCGGTGCAGGTCCGCATGAACATGGGCGTGCAGATGGGCGCCTTCCATGAGAAGTACGACCTGCTGGTCACACCCACCATGCCGATCACCGCCTTCGACTGCACCCGCCAGGCGCCTGAGGGATGGAAGTCCGATCTCTGGACCTCCTGGACCCCTTACACCTACCCGTTCAACATGACCCAGCAGCCCGCCGTCTCGGTGCCCTGCGGGGTCGCCGAGGACGGCCTGCCCGTGGGGCTGCAGTTCGTCGCAGCCCGCAATCAGGACGCCCTGGTGCTGCGTGCTGCGGCCGCCTACGAGCAGAGCTCCGGCAGCCGGTTCGCCCGGCCGGCCCGTCCGACGTCTGGCTGAAGCTCCGCCGCTTTGCGGCCGAAGGGGCAGCCGCGTACTATAGATCTTTGTCTGCTTGGCTGTGCTGTGCCCTGTAAAAGGGATGCGGCGCCCGGAAAACAGTCCAAGCGCCAAACTTTTGCACCGTCCGCGCGGTTACCGCGTGTCCGCAGGCAGCTTCGGTTGGATCTCACCCAGCCTGGTCGCTCGTACCGGTGCCAGTGAAGCGGTTCGCACCGCGGACCGAAAAACAGCATCTAAGTACTGATATCCAATAAGGAGTGATCATGGCAGCACGTTGCCAGGTGACGGGAGTGGGGCCGCAGTTCGGCAACCAGATCTCCCACTCGCACCGCCGCACTAAGCGCCGGTTCGACCCGAACATCCAGAAGAAGACCTACTGGGTTCCCTCCCTCGGCCGGAAGGTGACTCTCAACCTCTCCACCAAGGGCATCAAGACCATCGACGTGCGCGGAATCGACGCCGTCGTCGCCGATCTGCTTGCGAAGGGTGAGAAGCTCTAATGGCAAAGGACAAGGACGTACGTCCGATCATCAAGCTGAAGTCGACGGCCGGCACCGGGTTCACCTACGTGAGCCGCAAGAACCGCCGCAACAACCCTGACCGCATCGTGCTGAAGAAGTACGACCCGGTCGTCCGCAAGCACGTCGACTTCCGAGAGGAGCGCTGATCATGGCCAAGAAGTCCAAGATCGCAAAGAACGAGCAGCGCAAGGTCATCGTTGAGCGCTACGCCGAGAAGCGCGCTCAGCTGAAGAAGACCCTCGTTGACCCCAACGCCTCCGATGAGGAGCGCGAGGCCGCACGCGTGGGCCTGCAGAAGCTGCCCCGCGACGCCAGCCCCGTCCGTGTCCGTGACCGCGACAGCATCGACGGCCGGCCCCGCGGCACCTTCCGGAAGTTCGGCATCAGCCGCATCCGTTTCCGCAACATGGCGCACAACGGCGAGCTGCCCGGCATCACCAAGTCTTCCTGGTGATCCTGTAGCCGCTGCGCCCTCAAAAAGGGGGATCGTCCTTCGGGGCGGTCCCCCTTTTTATGCGCCTGCGCCCCCTCCCGGAGTCAGCTCGGAGCGGAAAACCCCGGCAAATCGCCGCACTGGGGCGTTTCAGGCTTGCAGGCTCCGGCCGTGGTGGTAAGTTGCCGTTCTGACAGCCCGCCGGGCCGCGATCCGCGGAATGACGCGGAAGTTGCCGGTCCGCGGGGCCTAACAGGAACAAGTCCAGGAGGACAATCACTATGGCACTGAACCGCAGCGAGCTCGTCGCCGCCGTCGCCGAGAAGTCCGGCAACTCCCAGGCCGCCGTCAACGGCGTGCTGGACGCCGTCTTCGAGGTCTTCTCCGAGGAGGTCTCCAGCGGCTCCAAGGTCTCCGTCCCCGGCTGGCTGTCCGTGGAGCGCACCGAGCGTGCCGCTCGCACCGGCCGCAACCCGCAGACCGGCGAGACCATCGAGATCCCCGCCGGCTACTCCGTGAAGCTCTCCGCCGGCTCCAAGCTGAAGGCTGCCGCCTCCGGCAAGTGATCAGGCATCAGCCCTGAGCCTCGTGGGGACGGCGAAGGCCGTCGGCCCTGAGGCAGGGCAAGGGGCAGATGAGCCCCAGCACGCGAAGGGCCCGTGACGTGAACCTCGTCACGGGCCCTTCGGCTTCTGCGGCCGGTAGAATTTCGGCCATGGATCTCGCACCCTTCCACGCACTGCTGACGGCGAACGCGCAGGTCGACGGCCCCACCTGGGCACCCATCCTCTTCGCCGCGGGGGCCTTCGCGCTCATGGTGGTGGTGCTCTTCACCATGCGGCAGAAGATCCGCGCCAACGAGCAGTGGCAGAAGGCGAGAGAAGACGCTGAGGACGTCGACGGCGGCGAATCCGGGCAGCACGGCGAGCATGACAGCAAGGACTGAGCCGAAGCTGTGGGCGGCCCCGCTGCCCATCACGGCCGCGGCACTCTGTCTGGGCCTGCTGGTCCTGCTCGTCACCGGGCTGCTGACCGGCGTGGGGGACGCCGGGCAGATCGCCGATCCGGGCACGGCGACCCACTGGGGCCTGCCCGTCGCCCGCTACATCCACCACATCGCGATGGCCGCGGCCGTCTCTGCCGCCCTTCTCGCCGCGGCCGTGATTCCGGCCCGCACGGGCCCGCGCAGCCGTCAGCAGCGCAGAGCCCGCAAGGGGGAGGCCGCCCCGGAGCATCCGCTCTACGCCCGCACCCTGCAGATCGCCGCCATCGCCTCCGTCGTCTGGACGGTCACTGCGATCGCGGTGCTGGTGCTCTCCTTCTCCTCGCTTGCGGGGATCGCCGTCACTGTGGACGAGGAGTTCTCCGCCGGGTTCTTCGACTACGTCACGAATATCCCCACCGGGCAGGCGTGGCTGGCAGTCGTCATCCTCGCCGGGCTGTTCTCCACCCTGGTCACCGCGGTTCGGCACCCCGCCGGGCTTGGGTTCACCGCGGCACTGGGCCTCTGCGCCCTGATCCCCATGGCGATGGTGGGACACTCCGCGTCCGGGGATGATCACATCGCGGCGGTGAACTCCCTGCTGCTCCACCTGCTCGGGGTCGTGATCTGGGTGGGCGGCCTGGTCGTGCTGGCCCTGCTGGCTCCCCAGATCCGACGCAGCGCCGCGGAGCTCGCCGCGCGCGATCAGGGCGGCCCCGAGCTGCTCGGCACTCTGCTCCGCCGCTACTCCGCGCTGGCGGGGATCGCCGTCGTGCTGGTGGCTGTCTCCGGGCTGATCAACGCGAACCTGCGG
The sequence above is drawn from the Nesterenkonia populi genome and encodes:
- a CDS encoding amidase encodes the protein MTELADLTAAELLDGYATGQFTPVDATEAALARIEERDGDLNAFVLVDRDSALASAQESAARWASGETLGPGDGVPASIKDIFGTKGWPTLRGTKLIDEAGPWEWDAPCVARLREAGAVLLGKTSTPEFAWKGVTDCLRSGGTSNPWAPSAHAGGSSGGSAAAVGAGMGPWSVGTDGGGSVRIPASFTGTVAIKPTYGLVPMYPASPFGTLAHAGPMTRTVTDTALLLDIIAGYDSRDWSSLPTPRSSFAEALDGGLKGLRIAFSPDLGFGENGPEVERLVRAAVAELEQAGAIVEEVTPGLEDPVEPFHVLWFTGAAKVLEAYGPEALGQVDPGLREGIEKYRDASALDYLDAVQVRMNMGVQMGAFHEKYDLLVTPTMPITAFDCTRQAPEGWKSDLWTSWTPYTYPFNMTQQPAVSVPCGVAEDGLPVGLQFVAARNQDALVLRAAAAYEQSSGSRFARPARPTSG
- the rpmB gene encoding 50S ribosomal protein L28 — translated: MAARCQVTGVGPQFGNQISHSHRRTKRRFDPNIQKKTYWVPSLGRKVTLNLSTKGIKTIDVRGIDAVVADLLAKGEKL
- the rpmG gene encoding 50S ribosomal protein L33, which gives rise to MAKDKDVRPIIKLKSTAGTGFTYVSRKNRRNNPDRIVLKKYDPVVRKHVDFREER
- the rpsN gene encoding 30S ribosomal protein S14, with product MAKKSKIAKNEQRKVIVERYAEKRAQLKKTLVDPNASDEEREAARVGLQKLPRDASPVRVRDRDSIDGRPRGTFRKFGISRIRFRNMAHNGELPGITKSSW
- a CDS encoding HU family DNA-binding protein, with translation MALNRSELVAAVAEKSGNSQAAVNGVLDAVFEVFSEEVSSGSKVSVPGWLSVERTERAARTGRNPQTGETIEIPAGYSVKLSAGSKLKAAASGK